Proteins from one Tetrapisispora phaffii CBS 4417 chromosome 8, complete genome genomic window:
- the TPHA0H02240 gene encoding uncharacterized protein (similar to Saccharomyces cerevisiae YNR021W; ancestral locus Anc_6.320), with the protein MSVIFEAMNSFSRILESMNAEYLSYTPEQLKEMSVFQRLSVYNFTFEFFCISIIVLIFVFYQVGISINKGKADKLFKEFNNYFGHDLKFSRVAFSDKDNKELPYAEQEKSSWFTSFATGRSSIESITLRAHLYPRNNPISLGFELVLGYFFPSLKIKDLEEFAEFTIKPNGIFVSTETSEANGNAKEILKNFKFVTAIVNKSAMNESRRDNFFLSVTHTSESDKLPANYVYMSEVNQFNGIYENYVPTILNKDLLLKLSHILKFVSFTDLPSEKPFSQAEWEANQQPKAVIRVSFPTSTTDIENIKVLIGAVVEIFDKATNNLVNNKGTQFIKPDMLNKSLKLRSQHLDSINKAIEQAKKELAAEKKYEADKEMRRQKKKSGELLEYDKKMAEKRARRAKNKQKQRMQ; encoded by the coding sequence TCTATGAATGCTGAATATTTATCCTACACTCCAGAGCAATTGAAGGAAATGTCGGTCTTCCAAAGATTAAGCGTCTACAATTTTACATTTGAATTCTTTTGTATTAGCATCATCGTTctaatttttgtattttatcAAGTTGGTATCAGTATCAATAAGGGAAAAGCTGATaagttatttaaagaattcaaTAACTATTTTGGTCATGATTTGAAATTCTCTCGTGTTGCATTCAGTGACAAAGATAACAAGGAATTACCATACGCTGAGCAAGAAAAAAGTTCTTGGTTCACTTCTTTCGCCACTGGTAGATCGTCTATTGAAAGTATTACCCTAAGAGCCCATTTATACCCCCGCAATAATCCTATCTCTTTGGGCTTTGAATTAGTGTTAGGCTACTTCTTCCCATCTTTGAAAATTAAGGATTTGGAAGAATTCGCTGAATTCACAATCAAACCGAATGGTATTTTCGTCAGTACTGAAACTAGTGAAGCAAATGGTAACGCAAAAGAAATTctaaaaaatttcaagtTTGTTACTGCCATAGTTAATAAAAGTGCAATGAATGAATCCCGTCGTGacaatttcttcttatCCGTTACACACACTAGTGAAAGTGACAAGTTACCTGCAAATTACGTGTATATGTCTGAAGTCAACCAATTCAATGGCATCTATGAAAACTATGTTCCaactattttaaataaggatcttttattgaaactttCCCACATTTTGAAATTCGTTAGTTTTACCGATTTACCATCTGAAAAACCATTCTCTCAAGCTGAATGGGAAGCCAACCAACAACCAAAAGCCGTCATCCGTGTCTCTTTCCCAACCTCCACCActgatattgaaaacatCAAGGTTCTGATTGGTGCTGTTGTTGAAATCTTTGACAAAGCCACTAACAATTTAGTCAACAACAAAGGTACTCAATTCATCAAACCAGACATGTTAAACAAATCCTTAAAATTACGTTCTCAACATTTGGATAGCATCAACAAAGCTATCGAACAAGCCAAAAAAGAACTTGCTGCTGAAAAGAAATACGAAGCAGACAAGGAAATGAGACGccaaaagaagaaatctGGAGAATTGTTGGAATATGACAAGAAAATGGCAGAAAAGAGGGCCAGGCGTGCCAAGAACAAGCAAAAACAAAGAATGCAATAG
- the ZNG1 gene encoding GTP-dependent zinc transferase (similar to Saccharomyces cerevisiae YNR029C; ancestral locus Anc_6.337) → MSALKNFAYKEDEDGELPTLVTGQESNIKSILENTKNDVTTSFVSDAKMERANKQVEDEEIIKQKANRANDELQDAQKLESVTKKIPVSVITGYLGSGKSTLLEQIALKGSDKKIAVILNEFGDSSEIEKAMKIRNGSSAYEEWLDLGNGCLCCSLKNVGVKAIEDMVLRSPGKIDYILLETSGIADPAPIAKMFWQDEGLNSCVYLDGIITVLDAENILKCLDDVSPDTHWHGEKVLMENNLTIAHFQIAMADRILLNKMDRVEGSPDSSETVKVLEDRIRQINAVAPIYHTKYGDTALEYLLDIHAYDNSVINETNIYEELKMSRPTLHDPRMNTVALTFRPLKNEEEYSHFLKNFLQPLLWRFVGVTDEPANFKSHYNDDDEWEVQRTKGLIIIEHLKTDSTAVKIIQGVRETYDITDGELRPGIAECKLVFIGKYLEKTYFESLLKKVLG, encoded by the coding sequence ATGTCAGCATTAAAAAACTTTGcatataaagaagatgagGATGGTGAGTTGCCAACATTAGTAACAGGGCAagaatcaaatattaaaagtatTTTGGAGAATACAAAGAATGACGTTACAACAAGTTTTGTAAGTGATGCAAAGATGGAAAGGGCGAATAAACAAGtggaagatgaagaaattattaagCAGAAAGCAAATAGGgcaaatgatgaattaCAAGATGCCCAGAAACTTGAGTCTGTCACTAAAAAAATACCAGTATCTGTGATTACGGGTTACTTAGGTTCAGGTAAATCAACATTACTAGAACAGATTGCATTGAAAGGTTCTGATAAAAAGATAGCAGTGATTTTAAATGAGTTTGGAGACTCAagtgaaattgaaaaagcaATGAAGATTAGAAACGGGTCAAGTGCCTATGAGGAATGGTTGGATTTGGGAAATGGTTGTCTATGCtgttcattaaaaaatgtgGGAGTCAAAGCAATTGAAGATATGGTTTTACGATCACCAGGGAAAATTGATTACATTCTATTAGAGACGTCAGGCATTGCTGATCCAGCACCAATTGCAAAAATGTTTTGGCAAGATGAAGGTTTGAATAGTTGTGTATATTTAGATGGTATCATCACTGTTTTAGATGCGGAAAACATCTTAAAATGTTTGGATGATGTCTCCCCTGATACGCACTGGCATGGTGAAAAGGTTCTGATGGAGAATAACCTAACTATAGCGCATTTTCAAATTGCCATGGCTGATAGAATTTTACTTAATAAAATGGATAGGGTAGAAGGTTCCCCAGATAGTTCAGAAACAGTAAAAGTTTTAGAGGATAGAATAAGACAAATCAATGCAGTGGCACCAATTTATCATACTAAATACGGTGATACAGCCTTAGAATATCTGTTGGACATACATGCTTATGATAATTCAGTGATTAATGAGACAAACATTtatgaagaattaaaaatgtctaGACCAACATTGCATGATCCTAGGATGAATACAGTAGCACTAACATTTAGaccattaaaaaatgaagaagagtACTCACATTTCCTTAAAAACTTTTTACAACCATTGTTATGGAGATTCGTAGGTGTCACTGACGAACCCGCTAATTTCAAATCTCATTACaacgatgatgatgaatGGGAGGTTCAGAGAACTAAAGGTTTGATAATCATCGAACATCTTAAAACTGATTCAACAGCAGTGAAGATCATTCAAGGTGTAAGAGAAACGTACGATATCACAGATGGTGAATTAAGACCAGGTATTGCTGAATGCAAATTAGTTTttattggaaaatatttagaGAAAACATATTTCGAGTCGTTGTTAAAAAAAGTATTGGGATAA
- the TVS1 gene encoding Tvs1p (similar to Saccharomyces cerevisiae YCR061W; ancestral locus Anc_6.329) yields MKVNILYKTLLLSLVPSLISAIPHNGVDHGSPTTHMMPNAASEGLREEYNSTTIIPTPYAMAHMHGQPILEQAGLTPAQKLYWESYNTTTFLNSDMGNRSALKFHTVSLIVIAAFIYPICLVLNNVESNWYLPLLTVNFGLTIMSLTALQVFVTSFQDTLYPGNLYRPVSYILLILASIHYISAVVYCAIKWMPKGYNQVLTYENGETHNTSIPLQEFHSHSEESTASSNFLSDVPNISTDVNNNNNNNDIHKNNFNSEANIDNFDIEDQNTPFQDGQTLRSKHFKGQHQSRNEILEKVYDQPIIQILSNRFGTLFELTFNLLNYPLFVYYLIYITIGLTVGNLFGKGQRKFNLLAHFIKGGVFILLGFVSLARYCGFGQKRGWAWNRIIIYRRDVTPQNSKLFGFITLPKGTITMEGLESFLIFFYGSTNVFLEHLAGAGGAWTAKDLQHVSIAFMYIGTGLCGLLAEKNLNEKNFKTVIENANKNNIDGEIIHEEDVFACSGGYSPNPFPAFTIFWTGILMSQHAQASTTSTAIHIQWGSLLSYGSFFRIFTFLILFFVPNKNSSPSRPLTELITSFCMLSGGLIFMESTDQVIEAMEYRGYTPMFTFNVSVGFVALVMAWEMILFMWRDYLKNHNSTN; encoded by the coding sequence ATGAAAGTCAACATATTGTATAAAACGTTACTACTATCCCTTGTTCCATCATTGATTTCTGCTATACCTCATAATGGTGTCGACCATGGCTCACCTACCACGCACATGATGCCAAACGCTGCTTCAGAGGGCTTGCGAGAAGAATACAATTCTACTACCATTATTCCAACTCCATACGCAATGGCACATATGCATGGTCAGCCAATTTTGGAACAAGCAGGGTTGACTCCAGCACAGAAATTATATTGGGAAAGTTATAATACTACTACTTTCTTAAATAGTGATATGGGCAATAGATCTGCTTTGAAATTCCATACTGTATCACTCATTGTAATAGCCGCTTTCATTTATCCAATTTGTTTAGTACTAAATAATGTGGAATCAAATTGGTATCTACCATTATTAACTGTAAACTTCGGTTTAACAATCATGTCATTGACAGCTTTACAGGTATTTGTAACGAGTTTCCAAGATACTTTATACCCGGGAAATTTATACCGACCAgtttcttatatattattaattttagcTTCAATCCATTATATAAGTGCTGTAGTTTATTGCGCTATTAAATGGATGCCAAAGGGTTACAACCAAGTGTTGACTTACGAAAACGGCGAAACTCATAATACCTCAATTCCTTTACAAGAATTTCATTCACATAGTGAAGAATCTACTGCATCATCGAATTTCTTGTCAGATGttccaaatatttcaacggatgttaataataataataataacaatgatATTCATAAAAATAACTTTAACTCAGAAGCAAATATAGATAACTTCGATATAGAAGATCAGAATACACCTTTCCAAGATGGTCAAACTTTAAGAAGTAAGCATTTTAAGGGACAACATCAAAGCCGTAATGAAATCCTAGAGAAAGTTTATGATCAACCAATCATACAAATACTATCTAACAGATTTGGTACATTATTCGAACTTACATTCAATCTACTGAATTATCCTCTATTCGTTTATTATCTTATCTATATAACTATTGGTCTAACAGTTGGCAATCTATTCGGAAAAGGCCAAAGGAAGTTCAACTTACTAGCTCATTTTATTAAAGGTGGTGTATTTATCCTTTTAGGATTTGTATCATTAGCACGCTATTGTGGATTTGGTCAAAAAAGAGGTTGGGCATGGAATagaataattatttatagaaGAGATGTCACACCTCAAAACTCCAAACTTTTTGGTTTTATCACTTTGCCTAAGGGTACTATTACAATGGAAGGATTAGAATCCTTCctaatctttttttatgGTTCAACAAATGTCTTTTTAGAACATCTAGCTGGTGCTGGTGGCGCCTGGACTGCAAAAGATTTGCAACACGTTTCTATTGCCTTTATGTATATAGGTACAGGTTTATGTGGTCTATTGgcagaaaaaaatttaaatgaaaagaatttcaaaacGGTAATTGAAAACgccaataaaaataatatagatGGTGAAATCATTCATGAAGAGGATGTCTTTGCATGTTCAGGAGGCTACTCTCCAAACCCATTCCCAGCCTTCACAATATTTTGGACTGGTATTCTAATGTCACAGCATGCTCAAGCTTCTACTACGTCTACAGCTATTCATATCCAATGGGGCTCATTACTATCATATGGTTCATtttttagaatttttaCATTCctaattttattctttgttccaaataaaaattcCTCACCATCGAGACCATTGACGGAATTAATCACGTCTTTTTGTATGTTATCTGGtggtttaatatttatggAATCCACTGATCAAGTTATCGAAGCCATGGAATATAGAGGATATACTCCAATGTTTACTTTCAATGTCTCTGTTGGTTTTGTAGCTTTAGTAATGGCATGggaaatgattttattcatGTGGAGggattatttaaagaacCATAATTCAACAAATTAA
- the IMG2 gene encoding mitochondrial 54S ribosomal protein mL49 (similar to Saccharomyces cerevisiae IMG2 (YCR071C); ancestral locus Anc_6.339), with the protein MSRIAVLKNVSAMHTPFLNASRLFSTTRYSLTDSNTVETHSHSHAPEQAPVESEQLQEVDEFMVFPDIRDILPTDLVGSKVFNSKQYFIERSATGNLPIYSEYKKAGHVAYTEIRKIHGNVLQFRKELQNAVPSIDPDSFSIRQQANKLIIKGNHTDLLKKLLSTKF; encoded by the coding sequence ATGTCAAGAATCGCGGTGCTTAAAAATGTTTCTGCCATGCATACTCCATTCTTAAATGCTTCAAGGTTGTTCTCTACCACAAGATACTCGTTGACTGACTCCAATACAGTCGAAACCCACTCTCACTCACATGCGCCGGAACAAGCACCTGTTGAATCAGAGCAACTTCAAGAAGTGGATGAATTTATGGTGTTTCCAGATATTAGAGACATCTTGCCAACAGATTTAGTAGGTTCAAaagttttcaattcaaagcaatatttcattgaaaGGTCGGCCACTGGTAATTTACCAATATACTCTGAATACAAAAAAGCTGGACATGTGGCATACACAGAGATAAGAAAAATACATGGTAATGTTCTTCAATTTAGAAAAGAATTACAAAACGCAGTGCCTTCCATAGATCCAGATTCATTCAGTATAAGACAACAAGCTaataaattgataataaaaggTAATCATACAGatcttttgaagaaacTATTGTCAACTAAGTTTTGA
- the TPHA0H02280 gene encoding uncharacterized protein (similar to Saccharomyces cerevisiae CPR4 (YCR069W) and CPR8 (YNR028W); ancestral locus Anc_6.336), which produces MLLSKIFIQSIPILATLLYAFPAPVEQKTKPVLPNVNMPYKEINEERVAYDLDRVYEPNPPPSSYVEFTIEYLDKVTGEKKEHEIGMELYGTIVPKTVANFLMFAAGMKIIINKNTRFLAVARYKHTKFDEIIPNQRISGGHVLKDLGSLSIYGGAFKDENFELKHDRPGRLSMRNTGPNTNKAAFFITTGQEPQIEYDDKYVAFGQVTRGLDFILNEFQYLDTDSNNTPLEEVDIKYTLNNIPVNGYLQDEHKLYLEKLEKFRNGDLSQGITLKNMMEKHFPVESSVKKSSSENYFADEEKSNFFSDVGEDFSKNFTYLFFWVLVIASLATSASKYKTIILTGATKSNTIKGY; this is translated from the coding sequence ATGTTATtaagtaaaatattcatcCAATCCATTCCAATTTTAGCTACACTGCTTTATGCATTTCCAGCTCCAGTTGAACAAAAAACTAAACCTGTTCTACCCAATGTTAACATGCCATATAAGGAAATAAACGAAGAAAGGGTAGCATATGACCTAGACAGGGTTTATGAACCAAATCCACCTCCATCGAGTTATGTTGAATTTACAATTGAGTATTTAGATAAGGTTACTGGTGAAAAGAAGGAACATGAAATTGGTATGGAATTGTATGGTACCATCGTACCAAAGACTGTCGCAAATTTCCTGATGTTTGCAGCTggaatgaaaataattattaataaaaatacaagaTTTTTAGCTGTTGCCCGTTATAAACATACCAAgtttgatgaaattattcCAAATCAAAGAATTTCAGGAGGTCATGTATTAAAAGACTTAGGTAGTTTATCAATTTATGGGGGAGCTTTTAAGgatgaaaattttgaattaaaacATGACAGACCAGGTAGACTTTCAATGAGGAATACTGGTCCAAACACTAATAAAGCTGCCTTTTTCATTACTACTGGCCAAGAACCACAAATAGAATATGATGATAAGTACGTAGCTTTTGGTCAAGTGACTCGTGGCTTAGActttatattaaatgaattccAATATTTGGACACTGATTCAAATAATACTCCTTTAGAAGAAGTAGATATTAAATACACTTTGAACAATATCCCAGTCAATGGTTACTTACAAGATGAACATAAACTATATTTAGAAAAGttagaaaaatttagaaatgGGGATCTTTCACAAGGtataacattaaaaaatatgatgGAGAAACATTTCCCAGTAGAATCATCTGTCAAAAAATCAAGTTCGGAGAATTATTTTGCAGATGAAGagaaatcaaattttttcagTGATGTTGGTGAAGATTTTAGTAAAAATTTTACCTACCTTTTCTTTTGGGTTCTTGTTATTGCATCGTTGGCAACATCTgcatcaaaatataaaactatCATCTTAACTGGAGCCACAAAAAGCAATACAATTAAAGGTTACTAA
- the THR4 gene encoding threonine synthase THR4 (similar to Saccharomyces cerevisiae THR4 (YCR053W); ancestral locus Anc_6.323), with protein sequence MVTPSQVYRSTRSDSTETRSFEEAVLQGLATDGGLFIPPTIPHVSAETLKQWSKLSFQDLAFEIMSLYIARDEIPSEDLKALVDRSYSTFRSKDVTPLVKNLTGSKENIHILELFHGPTYAFKDVALQFVGNLFEYFLQRFNQGKQDSEKKKLTVVGATSGDTGSAAIYGLRGKKDVSVFILYPTGRISPIQEEQMTTVPDKNVQTLSVNGTFDNCQDIVKAIFGDKDFNSGHHVGAVNSINWARILAQITYYFYSYFQVTDGKDEKVKFVVPSGNFGDILAGYFAKKMGLPIEKLVIATNENDILDRFLKSGTYERSDAVAATLSPAMDILISSNFERLLWFLARENLTANGSDDLKAGEIVNNWFHQLKTAGKFIVDPKIIAGASVDFASERVSNEETISTIKDIYQNSENPKKYILDPHTAVGVCATKRVIAKDSNDANLHYISLSTAHPAKFADAVNKALSEFEGYSFEKDVLPAELKKLSTLEKRLKFVEKPDIELVKNAIEEELVKMGL encoded by the coding sequence ATGGTCACTCCATCTCAAGTTTATAGATCAACCAGATCAGACTCCACTGAAACCAGATCGTTTGAAGAAGCTGTTCTTCAAGGTTTGGCTACCGATGGTGGTTTGTTCATTCCACCAACCATCCCACATGTTTCTGCCGAGACTTTAAAACAATGGTCTAAATTGTCCTTCCAAGACTTGGCATTTGAAATTATGAGTCTATATATCGCAAGGGATGAAATTCCAAGTGAAGATTTAAAAGCCTTAGTTGATAGATCTTATTCTACCTTCCGTTCTAAGGATGTCACACCATTAGTCAAGAATTTGACTGGCtctaaagaaaatatcCACATCTTAGAATTATTCCATGGTCCAACGTATGCTTTCAAAGATGTTGCTTTACAATTTGTTGGTaacttatttgaatatttcttACAAAGATTCAATCAAGGTAAACAAGATAGtgaaaagaagaagttgaCTGTTGTTGGTGCTACTTCTGGTGACACTGGTTCTGCCGCTATCTACGGGTTGAGAGGAAAGAAAGACGTTTCtgtgtttattttatacCCAACCGGTAGAATCTCTCCAATCCAAGAGGAACAAATGACCACTGTTCCAGACAAAAACGTCCAAACCCTATCCGTCAACGGTACTTTCGACAACTGTCAAGATATCGTGAAAGCTATCTTTGGTGACAAAGATTTCAACTCTGGACATCATGTTGGTGCTGTTAATTCTATTAACTGGGCAAGAATTTTAGCTCAAATTACATATTATTTCTACTCATATTTTCAAGTCACTGATGGTAAAGATGAGAAAGTTAAATTTGTTGTACCAAGTGGTAACTTTGGTGACATCTTAGCTGGTTATTTTGCCAAGAAAATGGGCTTACCAATCGAAAAATTAGTTATTGCCACgaatgaaaatgatattttagaCAGATTCTTGAAGTCAGGTACCTATGAAAGATCAGATGCCGTTGCTGCCACTTTATCGCCAGCTATGGacattttaatttcttctaattttgaaagattaCTATGGTTTTTAGCTAGAGAAAACTTAACAGCCAACGGTTCTGATGACTTGAAGGCTGGTGAAATTGTAAACAACTGGTTCCACCAATTAAAGACTGCAGGTAAATTTATTGTCGACCCAAAGATCATTGCCGGTGCTTCTGTAGATTTCGCTTCTGAAAGGGTCTCCAACGAGGAAACTATCTCTACCATCAAGGACATTTACCAAAACAGTGAAAACCCTAAAAAATACATTCTAGATCCACACACTGCTGTTGGTGTCTGTGCCACCAAGAGAGTTATTGCCAAGGATTCAAACGACGCAAACCTTCACTATATTTCTCTATCTACAGCTCATCCAGCTAAATTTGCCGATGCTGTCAACAAAGCATTATCTGAATTTGAAGGTTACTCTTTCGAAAAAGATGTTTTACCAGCTGAATTAAAGAAGCTATCGACTTTagaaaaaagattaaagtTTGTTGAAAAACCAGATATTGAATTAGTTAAGAATGCCATTGAAGAGGAATTAGTTAAGATGGGATTATAA
- the SEC12 gene encoding Sar family guanine nucleotide exchange factor SEC12 (similar to Saccharomyces cerevisiae SED4 (YCR067C) and SEC12 (YNR026C); ancestral locus Anc_6.333) yields MKLSASIYNSGYPLYGAKFLNDRILLVAGGGGEGNNGIPNKITALRIDFSKKKVIKRFREIVLDPNDDSPTTLDAAKNIILVGCNENSEKIKSGSGNHHIRKFDYENDHLKFVAGIDFDGSKNPDDYTKLVYMSKDATVGAIASSAIPTVIRIIDPNDLTEKYEIDTGHDVKDMHFSPDGKVICYITPNTLEVISIVTGRFIIRKTDFDKSWILSKIRFINDDTVLVAAVLKNNKQNGIVMTTISLKSGNATVLKSKLVTKQFKGITSMDIDPSGECAAIASNDNSIALVILKDLSVGKVFYQIHTFAITKVAFSPDSKYVASVSAANTVHVIEVPKDFSKSTSIIHKLWKFFKNVLLIVILAYLAQLAYVNNYNIKALDYMKIKYLHKYVDKSTIDKYVNRDVIHKYLDEQKIEQYKGSAKSIYNELLKKTTLVHHCTDNYYYGQLQSKINDYLQKSASEDIPTTIGEALTTGAYTSTFKPEIASPSEDAPSTTASSKTSDHEEGGHWDDFEKTAFNLEDLAYLESQPEIPEPSSVQEEEDTINKYNNIPQSVLSSIVSQEPSNQSIQNEQNIGEQVQDPQQQQQQESMEETTVVETIVEEPKVEEPIVEEPVVEELKVDAPIVEEPVVEEPVVEEPVVDAPIVEEPVVEEPQVEKPVVDAPIVEEPVVEEPVVEEPVVDAPIVEEPVVEEPQVEEPVVDAPIVEEPVVEEPQVDEPKLEKPKLEEPKLEEPKVEEPKVEEPLVKEPKVEEPKVEAPIAEEAKVKEPKVEEPKVKEPVVEEPVVEEPVVEEPVVDAPIVEEPVVEEPVVEEPVVDAPIVEEPVVEEPKVEKPVVEEPQVDEPKLEEPKLEAPIAEEPKVEEPKVKEPKVERGNTNQQETQTQEQLQHDEL; encoded by the coding sequence atgaaACTTTCTGCTTCTATATACAACTCAGGTTATCCTTTGTATGGGGCTaagtttttaaatgatagaatattattagttgCTGGTGGTGGTGGTGAAGGTAATAATGGTATTCCAAACAAAATCACGGCTTTAAGGATTGATTTCAGTAAGAAAAAAGTTATCAAGAGATTTAGAGAGATTGTTTTAGATCCAAACGATGATTCTCCAACTACATTGGATGCTgctaaaaatattattttagttGGTTGTAATGAAAACagtgaaaaaattaaaagtgGTTCAGGTAATCATCATATTAGAAAGTTTGATTATGAAAATGatcatttgaaatttgTTGCAGGTATCGATTTTGACGGTTCAAAAAATCCAGATGATTATACAAAGCTAGTTTATATGTCAAAAGATGCTACTGTCGGTGCGATTGCTTCATCAGCAATTCCTACTGTGATTAGAATCATTGACCCAAATGACTTAACTGAGaaatatgaaattgatACAGGACATGATGTGAAAGATATGCATTTCTCTCCAGATGGCAAAGttatttgttatattaCACCAAACACTTTAGAAGTCATTTCAATCGTCACTGGTAGATTTATTATCAGAAAGACCGATTTTGACAAGAGTTGGATTTTGTCGAAAATTAGATTCATCAATGACGATACAGTCCTTGTCGCAGCTGTTTTAAAGAACAATAAGCAAAACGGAATTGTAATGACCACAATCAGTTTGAAAAGTGGTAATGCAACTGTCttgaaatcaaaattagTTACAAAACAATTCAAAGGTATTACCTCAATGGATATTGATCCGTCGGGTGAATGTGCTGCTATTGCCAGTAATGATAACTCTATAGCTTTGGTAATCTTGAAAGATTTATCAGTTGGGAAAGTATTCTATCAAATTCATACTTTCGCAATTACAAAAGTAGCATTTTCCCCAGATTCTAAATATGTTGCAAGTGTTTCCGCAGCTAATACTGTCCATGTCATTGAAGTTCCAAAAGATTTCTCTAAATCAACTTCGATCATTCATAAATTATGGAAATTTTTCAAGAATGTCTTGTTGATCGTCATATTGGCTTATCTTGCCCAACTGGCTTATGTAAATAACTACAATATCAAGGCTTTGGATTACATGAAGATAAAGTATTTGCACAAGTATGTCGATAAATCCacaattgataaatatgtGAACAGAGATGTCATtcataaatatttagacgagcaaaaaattgaacaataCAAAGGTTCCGCAAAGAGTATATATAACGAACTATTGAAGAAAACTACTCTGGTACACCACTGCACTGACAATTACTACTACGGTCAGCTGCAGAgcaaaattaatgattaCTTGCAAAAGTCTGCATCTGAAGATATTCCAACCACAATTGGAGAAGCTTTAACAACAGGTGCTTATACCTCCACATTTAAACCAGAAATTGCTTCTCCTTCTGAAGATGCTCCATCTACTACCGCTTCCTCCAAAACTTCAGATCATGAAGAAGGTGGTCATTGGGACGATTTTGAAAAGACTGCATTCAACTTAGAAGATCTTGCTTACTTGGAAAGTCAACCTGAAATCCCAGAACCATCATCCGTTCAAGAGGAGGAGGATACAATTAATAAGTATAATAACATACCACAATCCGTTCTATCGTCAATTGTTTCTCAAGAGCCAAGTAACCAATCTATAcaaaatgaacaaaacaTTGGAGAGCAAGTTCAAGATCcgcaacaacaacaacaacaagaaAGCATGGAGGAAACAACAGTTGTAGAAACAATTGTTGAAGAACCAAAGGTCGAGGAACCAATTGTTGAAGAACCAGTTGTTGAAGAACTAAAGGTCGACGCACCAATTGTTGAAGAACCAGTTGTTGAAGAGCCAGTTGTCGAAGAACCAGTTGTCGACGCACCAATTGTTGAAGAACCAGTTGTTGAAGAGCCACAGGTCGAAAAACCAGTTGTCGACGCACCAATTGTTGAAGAACCAGTTGTTGAAGAGCCAGTTGTCGAAGAACCAGTTGTCGACGCACCAATTGTTGAAGAACCAGTTGTTGAAGAGCCACAGGTCGAAGAACCAGTTGTCGACGCACCAATTGTTGAAGAACCAGTTGTTGAAGAGCCACAGGTCGACGAACCAAAGCTCGAGAAACCAAAGCTCGAAGAGCCAAAGCTCGAGGAACCAAAGGTTGAAGAGCCAAAGGTTGAAGAGCCACTGGTTAAAGAACCAAAGGTCGAGGAACCAAAGGTCGAAGCACCAATTGCTGAAGAAGCAAAGGTCAAAGAACCAAAGGTTGAAGAGCCAAAGGTCAAAGAACCAGTAGTTGAAGAACCAGTTGTTGAAGAGCCAGTTGTCGAAGAACCAGTTGTCGACGCACCAATTGTTGAAGAACCAGTTGTCGAAGAGCCAGTTGTCGAAGAACCAGTTGTCGACGCACCAATTGTTGAAGAACCAGTTGTTGAAGAACCAAAGGTCGAAAAACCAGTTGTTGAAGAGCCACAGGTCGACGAACCAAAGCTCGAAGAGCCAAAGCTCGAAGCACCAATTGCTGAAGAGCCAAAGGTTGAAGAACCAAAGGTCAAAGAACCAAAGGTTGAGAGGGGAAATACTAATCAACAAGAGACACAAACTCAAGAACAACTACAGCATGATGAATTATAG